In Polaribacter sp. L3A8, a genomic segment contains:
- a CDS encoding alpha-ketoacid dehydrogenase subunit alpha/beta has product MLQDTHIENKQKLSFEGFKTEVLNDYRIAKISRECSLLGRREVLTGKAKFGIFGDGKEVPQLAMAKAFKLGDFRSGYYRDQTFMMAIGELTAQQFFAGLYAHTDIKADPMSAGRQMGGHFATHSLHEDGSWKDLTKQYNSSADISPTAGQMPRLLGLAQASKIYRTEKSVQHKSNFSINGNEVAWGTIGNASTSEGLFFETINAAGVLQVPMLMSVWDDEYGISVHAKHQTTKESISEVLKGFQRDHEKNGYEIFVVNGWDYVKLVDIYNKAAKIAREEHVPVLIHVKELTQPQGHSTSGSHERYKSKDRLNWEKEHDCITKMRNWILDFELETESGEILRFVESEEEIIILEKKIKKEVVSAKRNAWNAFINEIKTEVNTACQLLDKVANKSKNSSFINKHKKDLIAIVEPTRKDILSAARKTLRYIKDENFAEKILLQNFIKNSIEKGTEKFSTHLHSESDFNAVAVVEKKPVYAKNKTLVDARIIMRDNFDAILKKHPEVIIFGEDAGFIGDVNQGLEGLQEKYGEIRVADTGIREATIIGQGIGLAMRGLRPIAEIQYLDYLLYALQIMSDDLATLHYRSFGKQKAPLIIRTRGHRLEGIWHAGSPMGGIINNVRGIHVLVPRNMTKAAGFYNTLLEGDEPALVIECLNGYRLKEELPINLGEYKTPIGVIDTIKEGTDITVVSYGSTLRIVEEAAKELQQVNIDIEIIDAQSLLPFDLNHDCVKSVAKTNKLLVIDEDVPGGASAYILQNILENQNAYMHLDSKPATLTAKAHRTAYGTDGDYFSKPSSEDVFEKIYEIMHEENPNKFKSLY; this is encoded by the coding sequence ATGCTGCAGGATACACATATAGAGAATAAACAAAAACTTTCTTTTGAGGGCTTTAAAACAGAAGTTTTAAACGACTACAGAATTGCTAAAATTAGCAGAGAATGTAGTTTATTAGGACGTAGAGAGGTTTTAACTGGTAAAGCAAAGTTTGGAATTTTTGGTGACGGAAAAGAAGTGCCACAATTAGCAATGGCAAAAGCCTTTAAATTGGGTGATTTTAGATCTGGATATTACAGAGATCAAACTTTTATGATGGCTATTGGAGAATTAACTGCCCAACAATTCTTTGCGGGGCTTTACGCACATACAGATATTAAAGCAGACCCAATGTCTGCCGGAAGACAAATGGGTGGTCATTTTGCTACACATAGTTTGCATGAAGATGGTAGCTGGAAAGATTTAACAAAACAATACAATTCTAGTGCAGACATCTCTCCTACTGCTGGTCAAATGCCACGTTTATTAGGTTTAGCACAAGCATCTAAAATATATAGAACAGAAAAAAGTGTTCAGCATAAATCTAATTTTTCTATCAACGGAAATGAAGTTGCATGGGGAACAATTGGAAACGCAAGTACCAGTGAAGGTTTGTTTTTTGAAACCATAAATGCCGCAGGAGTTTTACAGGTACCTATGTTAATGAGTGTTTGGGATGATGAGTACGGAATCTCTGTACACGCTAAACATCAAACGACAAAAGAAAGTATCTCTGAAGTTTTAAAAGGTTTTCAGAGAGACCATGAAAAAAACGGATATGAAATTTTTGTTGTAAATGGTTGGGATTATGTTAAATTAGTAGATATTTATAACAAAGCTGCAAAAATTGCACGAGAAGAACACGTACCCGTTTTAATTCACGTAAAAGAATTAACACAACCTCAAGGACACTCTACTTCTGGTTCTCATGAAAGATACAAAAGTAAGGATCGATTAAATTGGGAAAAAGAACATGATTGCATTACAAAAATGCGAAATTGGATTTTAGACTTTGAATTAGAAACTGAAAGCGGGGAAATTTTACGTTTTGTAGAATCTGAAGAAGAAATTATTATCTTAGAAAAAAAAATAAAAAAAGAAGTTGTAAGCGCAAAAAGAAATGCTTGGAATGCGTTTATTAATGAGATAAAAACAGAAGTAAATACAGCTTGTCAATTATTAGACAAAGTTGCAAATAAAAGTAAAAACAGTAGCTTTATTAATAAGCATAAAAAAGACTTAATAGCTATTGTAGAACCAACTAGAAAAGACATATTATCTGCAGCAAGAAAAACGCTTCGTTATATAAAGGATGAAAATTTTGCAGAAAAAATATTACTTCAAAATTTTATAAAAAATTCAATAGAAAAAGGAACTGAAAAATTCTCTACACACTTACACAGTGAATCGGATTTTAATGCGGTAGCTGTTGTAGAAAAGAAACCCGTTTACGCTAAAAACAAAACACTGGTTGACGCAAGAATTATTATGCGAGATAATTTTGATGCTATCTTAAAAAAACATCCAGAGGTAATTATCTTTGGTGAAGATGCTGGTTTTATTGGAGATGTAAACCAAGGTTTAGAAGGTCTTCAAGAAAAATATGGAGAAATAAGAGTTGCAGATACAGGTATTAGAGAAGCAACTATTATTGGTCAAGGTATCGGACTAGCAATGCGTGGCTTAAGACCTATTGCAGAAATACAATATTTAGACTATTTGCTTTACGCGTTACAAATTATGAGTGACGATTTAGCAACCTTACATTATAGATCTTTTGGAAAACAAAAAGCACCGTTAATTATTAGAACTCGTGGTCATAGACTAGAAGGAATTTGGCATGCTGGCTCTCCAATGGGAGGGATTATAAACAATGTTAGAGGAATTCATGTTTTAGTACCAAGAAACATGACAAAAGCTGCTGGTTTTTACAATACTTTATTAGAAGGTGATGAACCTGCATTGGTTATAGAATGTTTAAACGGATACCGATTAAAAGAAGAATTACCTATCAATTTAGGAGAATACAAAACACCCATCGGTGTTATTGATACCATTAAAGAAGGTACAGACATTACTGTTGTTTCTTATGGATCTACTTTAAGAATTGTAGAAGAAGCGGCTAAAGAATTACAACAAGTAAACATTGATATAGAGATTATAGATGCACAAAGTTTACTTCCTTTTGATTTAAATCATGATTGTGTAAAAAGTGTTGCAAAAACAAATAAATTATTAGTAATTGATGAAGATGTACCAGGTGGAGCTTCTGCATATATTTTACAAAATATTTTAGAAAATCAAAATGCATACATGCATCTAGACAGTAAACCTGCTACATTAACCGCAAAAGCACATAGAACCGCTTATGGAACAGATGGAGATTATTTTTCTAAACCTTCTTCTGAAGATGTTTTTGAAAAAATTTACGAGATAATGCATGAAGAGAATCCAAATAAATTTAAGAGTTTGTATTAA
- a CDS encoding PspC domain-containing protein encodes MIDSIRHFFERNGFHVSSRLADRIGMRALNVRLFFIYVTFFTVGLSFGFYLTLAFLLKLKDMVYTKRSSVFDL; translated from the coding sequence ATGATAGATAGTATTAGACATTTTTTTGAGAGAAACGGATTTCATGTTTCATCAAGATTAGCTGATAGAATAGGGATGAGAGCCTTAAATGTGCGGTTGTTTTTTATTTATGTTACTTTTTTTACGGTAGGTTTGTCTTTTGGTTTTTATTTAACCTTGGCTTTCTTATTAAAATTAAAAGACATGGTGTATACCAAAAGAAGTTCTGTTTTTGACTTATAA
- a CDS encoding TIGR00730 family Rossman fold protein, which yields MTSDDRKIKEKLKTKTWNEIKTNDSWAIFKIMAEFVDGYEKLSKVGPSVSIFGSARTKPDNPHYILAEEIAYQLTQHGYGVITGGGPGIMEAGNKGAHRGKGSSVGLNIELPFEQHDNPWIDQGKSLDFDYFFVRKVMFVKYSQGFVVMPGGFGTMDELFEAITLIQTHKIGRFPIILVDKKFWGGLFDWIKNTLLEEGNISEKDLNLFRLVDTAEEAIEHLNNFYDKYQFKPNF from the coding sequence ATGACAAGTGATGATAGAAAAATAAAAGAAAAATTAAAAACAAAAACTTGGAATGAAATAAAAACAAACGATTCTTGGGCTATATTTAAAATAATGGCAGAGTTTGTAGATGGTTATGAAAAGTTAAGTAAAGTTGGCCCTTCTGTATCTATTTTTGGTTCTGCAAGAACAAAACCAGACAATCCACATTACATATTAGCAGAAGAAATTGCATACCAACTTACACAACATGGCTACGGAGTAATAACTGGTGGTGGACCAGGAATTATGGAAGCAGGAAACAAAGGAGCGCATAGAGGAAAGGGTAGCTCTGTTGGCTTAAATATAGAACTTCCTTTTGAACAACATGACAATCCGTGGATTGACCAAGGAAAAAGTTTAGATTTTGATTACTTTTTTGTACGTAAAGTAATGTTTGTAAAATACTCTCAAGGTTTTGTTGTAATGCCTGGTGGTTTTGGTACAATGGATGAACTTTTTGAAGCAATTACTTTAATCCAAACGCATAAAATAGGTCGTTTTCCAATTATTTTAGTTGATAAAAAATTCTGGGGTGGATTATTCGATTGGATAAAAAATACGCTTCTAGAAGAAGGAAACATAAGTGAAAAAGACTTAAACTTATTTAGACTTGTAGACACCGCAGAAGAAGCAATAGAACACCTTAACAACTTCTATGATAAATATCAATTTAAGCCTAATTTTTAA
- the uvrA gene encoding excinuclease ABC subunit UvrA translates to MKDQEYIEVYGARVHNLKNIDVKIPREKLVVITGLSGSGKSSLAFDTIYAEGQRRYIETFSAYARQFLGGLERPDVDKIDGLSPVISIEQKTTNKSPRSTVGTITEIYDFLRLLFARAADAYSYNTGEKMVSYSDEQIRQLILKDFTDKKIAVLAPLIKSRKGHYRELFEQISKQGFLRVRVDGEIKEIEKGMRLDRYKTHDIEVVIDRLLINESAEKRLEETIKTALYSGNNIMMVIDIDNNEPRYFSRELMCPTTGIAYPNPEPNTFSFNSPKGACDKCNGLGITNEINLEKVIPDTTVSIQNGGIIPLGEQKSSWIFKQLENIAERYKFKLTDPIKSIPKEALDIILNGGNESFEIESKTVGVTRNYKIDFEGIISFIENQYANAESTTIKRWAKGFMDEVSCSTCNGKRLKKEALHFKITDKNISDLAQMDATELAKWFKNIEKELSKKQLIIAAEILKEIRTRIQFLLDVGLDYLTLDRTSKSLSGGEAQRIRLATQIGSQLVGVLYILDEPSIGLHQRDNQKLIDSLVKLRDIGNSVLVVEHDKDMMEHADFVFDIGPGAGRHGGEIVSSGTFEELKKQNTLTADYLTGRKEIAVPKVRREGNGKFIKLKGATGNNLKNVSVEFPLGKMICVTGVSGSGKSTLINETLYPILNAHIYRGVKKPMPYKKIEGLEHVDKVIDIDQSPIGRTPRSNPATYTGTFGEIRSLFAKTPEAAIRGYKPGRFSFNVKGGRCETCQGGGVRVIEMNFLPDVQVECETCQGKRFNRETLEIRYKGKSISDILDMTIEDATNFFENIPKIHRKLKTIQDVGLGYITLGQQSTTLSGGEAQRIKLASELSKRDTGNTFYILDEPTTGLHFEDIRVLMDVLNKLADKGNTVLIIEHNLDVVKLADYIIDVGMEGGKKGGKILCTGTPEEISKHKTSYTAKFLKKELR, encoded by the coding sequence TTGAAAGACCAAGAATATATAGAAGTATACGGAGCAAGAGTCCATAACTTAAAAAATATTGATGTAAAAATTCCTCGCGAAAAACTAGTAGTAATTACGGGTTTAAGCGGTAGTGGAAAATCTTCTTTAGCTTTTGACACTATTTATGCAGAGGGGCAAAGACGTTATATTGAAACTTTTTCTGCATATGCACGTCAGTTTTTAGGCGGATTAGAAAGACCTGATGTTGATAAAATTGATGGCCTTTCGCCAGTAATTTCTATAGAACAGAAAACAACAAATAAAAGTCCGCGTTCTACCGTTGGTACCATCACAGAAATTTACGATTTTTTAAGATTACTGTTTGCAAGAGCTGCTGATGCTTACTCTTATAATACAGGAGAAAAAATGGTGAGTTATTCTGATGAACAAATTAGACAACTAATTTTAAAAGATTTTACAGATAAAAAAATAGCTGTTTTAGCTCCTTTAATTAAATCTAGAAAAGGACATTATCGTGAACTTTTTGAACAAATTTCTAAACAAGGTTTTTTACGTGTTCGTGTAGACGGAGAAATAAAAGAGATTGAAAAAGGAATGCGTTTAGACAGATATAAAACGCACGATATAGAAGTTGTTATTGATAGACTTCTAATAAACGAATCTGCAGAGAAACGTTTAGAAGAAACAATAAAAACAGCATTGTATTCTGGAAATAACATAATGATGGTTATTGATATTGATAACAATGAACCTCGTTATTTTAGTAGAGAATTAATGTGCCCAACAACTGGGATTGCATACCCGAACCCAGAACCAAATACTTTTTCTTTTAACTCGCCAAAAGGCGCATGTGACAAGTGTAATGGTTTAGGCATCACTAATGAAATTAACTTAGAAAAAGTAATTCCAGACACTACTGTTTCCATACAAAACGGAGGAATTATTCCTTTAGGAGAACAAAAAAGTAGTTGGATTTTTAAGCAATTAGAAAATATTGCCGAACGCTATAAATTTAAATTAACAGATCCTATAAAAAGTATTCCAAAAGAAGCTTTAGATATTATTCTAAATGGAGGAAATGAATCTTTTGAAATTGAATCTAAAACCGTTGGTGTTACTAGAAATTATAAAATTGATTTTGAAGGAATTATTTCTTTTATAGAAAATCAATATGCAAATGCAGAAAGCACAACCATAAAACGATGGGCAAAGGGTTTTATGGATGAAGTTTCCTGCTCTACTTGTAACGGAAAAAGATTAAAAAAGGAAGCACTTCATTTTAAAATTACCGATAAAAACATTAGCGATTTAGCACAAATGGATGCTACCGAATTAGCGAAATGGTTTAAAAACATTGAAAAAGAATTATCAAAAAAGCAATTAATCATTGCTGCCGAAATTTTAAAAGAAATTAGAACTAGAATTCAATTTTTATTAGATGTCGGATTGGATTATTTAACTTTAGACAGAACATCCAAATCACTTTCTGGAGGAGAAGCACAAAGAATTCGATTGGCAACTCAAATTGGATCGCAATTAGTTGGTGTTCTTTATATTTTAGATGAACCAAGTATTGGGTTGCATCAACGAGATAATCAGAAATTAATAGACTCTCTAGTCAAATTAAGGGATATTGGAAATTCTGTTTTAGTTGTTGAACACGATAAAGACATGATGGAACATGCCGATTTTGTTTTTGATATTGGCCCTGGAGCAGGAAGACATGGAGGCGAAATTGTAAGTTCTGGAACTTTTGAAGAGTTAAAAAAACAAAATACCTTAACCGCAGATTACCTAACCGGAAGAAAAGAAATTGCGGTTCCAAAAGTACGTAGAGAAGGAAACGGAAAATTCATCAAACTAAAAGGTGCCACCGGAAATAATTTAAAAAATGTTTCTGTAGAATTTCCGCTTGGCAAAATGATTTGTGTTACTGGAGTTTCTGGTAGTGGAAAATCTACCTTAATAAATGAGACTTTATACCCAATTTTAAATGCACATATATATAGAGGTGTAAAAAAACCGATGCCTTATAAAAAAATTGAAGGTTTAGAGCATGTAGATAAAGTAATTGATATCGATCAATCTCCTATTGGAAGAACACCGCGTTCTAACCCTGCAACCTACACCGGAACTTTTGGCGAAATTAGAAGTTTGTTTGCAAAAACTCCAGAAGCTGCAATACGTGGCTACAAACCTGGTCGTTTTTCTTTTAATGTAAAAGGAGGAAGGTGTGAGACTTGCCAAGGTGGAGGCGTACGTGTCATAGAAATGAATTTTTTACCTGATGTACAAGTAGAATGCGAAACTTGCCAAGGAAAACGCTTTAATAGAGAAACTCTAGAAATTCGTTATAAAGGAAAATCGATCTCTGATATTTTAGACATGACCATTGAAGACGCCACGAACTTCTTTGAAAACATCCCTAAAATCCATAGAAAATTAAAAACAATTCAAGATGTTGGTTTAGGATACATAACATTAGGCCAACAATCTACCACACTTTCTGGAGGAGAAGCTCAACGAATAAAATTAGCATCAGAATTATCTAAAAGAGATACCGGTAATACATTTTACATTTTAGATGAACCAACAACCGGACTTCATTTTGAAGACATTAGAGTTTTAATGGATGTGCTTAATAAATTAGCTGACAAAGGAAATACGGTGTTAATTATTGAACACAATTTAGATGTTGTAAAATTAGCCGATTATATTATTGATGTTGGTATGGAAGGTGGAAAAAAAGGAGGGAAAATTCTTTGTACCGGAACTCCAGAGGAAATTTCTAAACATAAAACAAGTTATACAGCTAAGTTTTTAAAAAAAGAATTACGTTAA
- a CDS encoding potassium channel family protein: MKINVLESKINITLFLVVTILSLGTIGYMVLSHYTFIDALYMTVITVTTVGFGELRPFSPEEKVFTIFLILTSITVFGYAVSAFSEYLVSGKLFEHFKHRKVEKKIASLKGHTIVCGYGRNGKQAILKLKNYNKDFVVVEKNKERTEVLDAAEVLNINGDATLDETLLQAGIENAAFLITALPSDANNLFVVLTASQLNKDCKVISRASNESSLSKLKIAGASNVIMPDKLGGDHMASLVTTPDVIEFVDRLTIEGETTANLEEVAVDDLPKKYINKTLLDLDLRRQTGCTVIGFISPSKEYIINPEADCKLIEGSHLIVLGRPNQIIKLRELF, from the coding sequence ATGAAGATAAACGTATTAGAATCTAAAATAAATATAACTTTATTTTTAGTTGTTACTATTTTATCCCTGGGTACAATTGGCTATATGGTGTTGTCTCACTATACTTTTATAGATGCCTTGTATATGACGGTAATAACTGTAACTACTGTGGGGTTTGGTGAGTTAAGACCATTTTCTCCAGAAGAAAAAGTTTTTACAATTTTTTTAATTTTAACCAGTATTACTGTTTTTGGGTATGCCGTTTCAGCTTTCTCAGAGTATTTAGTTAGCGGTAAATTATTTGAACATTTTAAGCATAGAAAAGTGGAGAAGAAAATAGCCAGTTTAAAAGGACATACCATTGTTTGTGGATATGGAAGAAACGGTAAACAAGCAATTTTAAAATTAAAAAATTACAACAAAGACTTTGTTGTTGTCGAGAAAAATAAAGAAAGAACAGAGGTTTTAGATGCCGCAGAAGTTTTAAATATTAATGGAGATGCTACTTTAGACGAGACATTGTTACAGGCAGGTATAGAAAATGCAGCTTTTTTAATAACGGCATTGCCTTCCGATGCTAATAATTTATTTGTTGTTTTAACAGCAAGTCAGTTAAATAAAGATTGCAAGGTAATAAGTAGAGCTTCTAATGAGTCTTCTCTTAGTAAACTGAAAATTGCAGGAGCAAGTAATGTAATTATGCCAGACAAGTTAGGTGGAGATCATATGGCTTCTTTAGTTACTACACCAGATGTTATAGAATTTGTAGATCGGTTAACAATTGAAGGAGAAACAACGGCAAATTTAGAGGAAGTTGCAGTAGATGATTTACCTAAAAAATATATTAATAAAACGCTTCTAGATTTAGATTTAAGAAGACAAACAGGTTGTACTGTTATAGGTTTTATTAGTCCAAGTAAAGAATATATTATAAATCCAGAAGCAGATTGTAAGCTTATAGAAGGTTCGCATTTAATTGTTCTGGGTAGGCCGAATCAAATTATCAAATTAAGAGAGTTATTTTAA
- a CDS encoding SDR family oxidoreductase: protein MNKVVITGSNGLLGQSLLNLLLQDKEIYEVYGFSRGENRSGRNDFSYVSIDITEEDNLKKALLEIQPNFIINTAAMTQVDDCENNKEACDLLNITVVKWLSEVSSTINAHLIHISTDFIFDGIKGNYKETDTPNPLSYYGLSKLKSEALLLDSKIDYTILRTILVYGKVFDMSRSNIVLWVKSMLEKGKEVTIVDDQFRTPTYVEDLALACKISIDKKATGIFNISSNELLSVYEIAQQIAYVFNLDRSLVKPISTSTLNQTAARPVKTGFDLSKTNKVLEFYPKSFKEDLHRFKNIIM, encoded by the coding sequence ATGAATAAAGTAGTTATTACAGGTAGTAACGGGTTGCTAGGTCAGTCTTTATTAAATTTATTACTTCAAGATAAAGAGATCTATGAAGTTTATGGTTTTTCAAGAGGAGAGAATAGAAGTGGTAGAAATGATTTTTCTTACGTTTCAATTGATATTACAGAAGAAGATAACCTTAAGAAAGCGTTGTTAGAAATTCAACCAAATTTCATTATTAATACAGCAGCAATGACTCAGGTTGATGATTGCGAAAATAATAAAGAAGCGTGTGATTTATTAAATATAACTGTAGTTAAATGGTTGTCTGAAGTTTCATCAACCATAAATGCACATTTAATTCATATTTCTACAGATTTTATTTTTGATGGAATAAAAGGGAACTATAAAGAAACAGATACACCTAACCCATTAAGTTATTATGGATTATCAAAATTGAAATCAGAAGCACTTTTATTAGATTCAAAAATTGACTATACCATTTTAAGAACTATTTTGGTTTATGGTAAAGTGTTTGATATGAGCCGAAGTAATATTGTACTTTGGGTAAAAAGCATGTTAGAAAAGGGAAAGGAAGTTACTATTGTAGATGATCAGTTTAGAACGCCTACATATGTAGAAGATTTAGCATTAGCGTGTAAGATTTCTATAGATAAAAAAGCCACCGGAATTTTTAATATTTCTTCAAATGAATTATTGAGTGTTTATGAGATAGCGCAACAAATTGCATATGTTTTTAATTTGGATAGAAGTTTGGTTAAACCAATATCTACATCCACTTTAAATCAAACTGCGGCAAGACCCGTAAAAACAGGTTTCGATTTATCAAAAACAAATAAAGTATTAGAGTTTTATCCTAAATCTTTTAAAGAAGATTTACATAGATTTAAGAATATCATAATGTAA
- a CDS encoding aminopeptidase, with protein MKKRYVILLLCFLASPFLFSQQNSIKLKAKLDISKDELKIQQEIVFYNTSDSILTNIYLHNWANSYRDRKTPLSKRFIKDFRKDLYFANKDDLGSSTIKSISVDYENVYFKEVDKQSDIIEIDLDRPLYPNSKITISATYIVKIPSDRFTKYGKTKTGYQLRNWYLTPAIYNHGWQLMSNLNLDDLYEKGTDFKIELDVPKDFVVESNLYQYKIAKQSIINYYLVGKNKTDIILSINKTKQLKTYKTKSINIHTDVFSKELDYTLTTSILNRELLFIQKYLGKYPHKEIYIDKATQSKNRIYGLNQLPNFLRPFSDTFKWDITMFKALTKRYIENTLLLNKRKDYWLIDGIQNYLMIEYVEEFYPEIKLLGNASDYWFLKRFNVSKLNFNDKYPFVYQFTARKFLDQALNTSADSLSNFNRRIVSKYKAGLGFRFLKGFLGDSVLNQTIKEFYQNNQLKIISSTKFNKLLASKTNKNLDWFFNDFVKTNKKIDHKIEDIKVGNDSTSVTIKNKRNITTPLAIYALKDKKIKIKKWVSDIDSSKTVKFKNGNYDTFVLNYENLYPELNTLNNWKSVDRKILNKPIKFSFLKDVSSPDYNQIFYQPDASYNFYNGLILGVKLHNSPLIKRNFEFKVAPYYATKSKTVVGSFSLLFNQYFEKTKIYKVSYGLAGGTSDYAPNLSYKSLTPYVNISFKRKTLRDATSESLRAKLIHIEKEIAPNAIKTDQDSYSVLSLSYNYSNPDIIKEFRYNFSTELAKNFSKAALDLRFRTLTATDTQLDFRLFAGVFFNNKTEGDYFSFGLDRSNDYLFQLNYLGRSESSGFFSQQYIITEGGFKSVLPTRFANQFMVSNNSSIGLWRWLEVYNDVAFLKNKNQPLYFAYENGVRFNFVHEIFEIYFPFYSNNGWEISKAAYPQKIRFSLSADIKSIYNFFKRGFL; from the coding sequence TTGAAAAAACGTTACGTCATATTACTTCTATGCTTTTTAGCATCTCCTTTTCTGTTTTCACAACAGAATTCAATCAAGTTAAAAGCGAAACTAGATATAAGTAAAGACGAATTAAAAATTCAACAAGAAATCGTTTTTTACAACACTTCAGATTCAATTCTAACAAATATCTACCTTCATAATTGGGCAAATAGTTATAGAGATAGAAAAACACCATTATCTAAACGATTTATTAAAGACTTTAGAAAAGATTTATACTTTGCCAATAAAGATGACCTAGGATCATCAACCATAAAAAGTATTTCTGTAGATTATGAAAATGTTTATTTTAAAGAAGTAGACAAACAATCAGACATTATAGAAATTGATCTTGACAGACCTTTGTATCCAAATTCTAAAATTACAATATCTGCTACTTATATTGTAAAAATACCAAGCGATCGTTTTACTAAATACGGCAAAACCAAAACAGGTTATCAACTTAGAAACTGGTATCTAACGCCTGCTATTTACAACCATGGTTGGCAACTTATGAGTAATCTAAATTTAGATGATTTATACGAAAAAGGCACTGATTTTAAAATTGAACTTGATGTCCCTAAAGATTTTGTTGTAGAATCTAATTTGTATCAATATAAAATAGCTAAGCAAAGCATTATTAATTACTATTTAGTTGGAAAAAACAAAACGGATATTATTCTTAGCATTAACAAAACCAAACAACTAAAAACCTACAAAACAAAATCAATTAATATACATACAGATGTTTTTTCTAAAGAATTAGACTACACTTTAACAACAAGTATCTTAAATAGAGAATTACTTTTTATTCAAAAATATTTAGGAAAATATCCACATAAAGAAATTTATATAGATAAAGCTACTCAAAGTAAAAATAGAATCTATGGATTAAACCAATTGCCTAATTTTTTACGTCCTTTTTCTGACACTTTTAAATGGGACATAACTATGTTTAAAGCACTTACAAAAAGATATATAGAAAACACCCTTCTTTTAAATAAGAGAAAAGATTATTGGTTAATAGATGGCATACAAAACTATTTAATGATAGAATATGTAGAGGAATTTTACCCAGAAATTAAACTTTTGGGTAATGCTTCAGATTATTGGTTTTTAAAAAGATTTAATGTATCTAAATTAAATTTTAATGATAAATACCCTTTTGTATATCAGTTTACAGCACGTAAATTTTTAGACCAAGCATTAAACACCTCTGCAGACTCACTCTCTAACTTTAACAGAAGAATTGTTAGTAAATACAAAGCAGGTTTGGGTTTTCGTTTCTTAAAAGGTTTTTTAGGAGACAGTGTTTTAAACCAAACAATTAAAGAATTTTACCAAAACAACCAATTAAAAATAATCTCTAGCACTAAATTTAACAAATTACTTGCTTCTAAAACAAACAAGAATCTAGATTGGTTTTTTAATGACTTTGTAAAAACAAATAAAAAGATAGATCACAAAATTGAAGATATAAAAGTAGGAAACGACAGTACATCAGTAACCATAAAAAACAAAAGAAACATAACCACTCCTTTGGCAATTTACGCTCTAAAAGACAAAAAAATTAAAATTAAAAAATGGGTTTCTGACATTGATAGTTCTAAAACTGTAAAATTTAAAAATGGTAATTATGATACTTTTGTTTTAAATTACGAAAACTTATATCCAGAATTAAATACCTTAAACAACTGGAAGTCGGTTGACAGAAAAATACTTAACAAACCCATTAAGTTTTCATTTTTAAAAGATGTAAGTAGCCCCGATTACAATCAAATTTTTTACCAACCAGATGCAAGTTACAATTTTTATAACGGCTTAATTCTTGGTGTAAAACTGCACAATAGCCCCCTAATAAAAAGAAACTTCGAATTTAAAGTTGCCCCTTATTACGCAACAAAAAGTAAAACAGTTGTAGGCAGTTTTTCTTTATTATTTAATCAATATTTTGAAAAAACAAAAATTTACAAAGTATCTTACGGTTTGGCGGGAGGCACCTCTGATTATGCCCCAAATTTATCTTATAAATCACTTACTCCATACGTAAACATTTCTTTTAAAAGAAAAACATTAAGAGATGCTACATCAGAATCTCTAAGAGCAAAATTGATTCATATAGAAAAAGAAATTGCTCCGAATGCTATAAAAACAGATCAAGATAGTTACAGTGTTTTAAGTTTAAGTTACAATTACTCCAACCCAGATATCATTAAAGAATTTAGATATAATTTTAGTACCGAACTTGCAAAAAACTTTTCTAAAGCGGCACTAGACCTTAGATTTAGAACTTTAACAGCAACAGATACTCAATTAGATTTCAGGCTTTTTGCGGGAGTTTTCTTTAACAACAAAACAGAAGGAGATTATTTTAGTTTTGGATTAGACAGAAGTAACGATTATCTATTTCAATTAAATTATTTAGGTAGATCTGAAAGTAGTGGTTTTTTTAGCCAACAATATATAATAACCGAAGGAGGTTTTAAATCTGTACTTCCAACAAGGTTTGCAAATCAGTTTATGGTTTCTAACAACTCAAGTATAGGTTTGTGGCGTTGGTTAGAAGTATATAATGATGTTGCTTTCTTAAAAAACAAAAACCAACCCCTATATTTTGCCTACGAAAACGGAGTTCGTTTTAACTTTGTTCATGAGATATTTGAAATTTATTTTCCTTTTTATTCAAACAATGGTTGGGAAATATCTAAAGCTGCTTATCCACAAAAAATTAGGTTTTCTTTATCAGCAGATATCAAATCTATTTACAATTTTTTTAAACGTGGCTTTTTATAA